From a region of the Paenibacillus segetis genome:
- a CDS encoding ABC transporter ATP-binding protein, whose translation MSILQVKALNKVYPGKVVTHALTDIHLTIEQGEFVGIMGPSGSGKTTLLHMVSTIDEPSSGEVLINGSNPFQLRTKELALFRRRQLGFVFQDFNLMDTLTVAENIVLPLTLDNYRLSEMEERLGQIAERLNITSILNKRTYEISGGQRQRTAIARAVIATPSLLLADEPTGALDSTSSKVVMESLADINEQQGTTLMLVTHDPFAASYCHRIVFIKDGRLAAEIHRGENRQTFFQKIIDTLSFWGGNMNEFSSVRV comes from the coding sequence ATGAGCATTTTGCAAGTGAAAGCTCTTAATAAAGTATATCCTGGAAAAGTCGTGACACATGCATTAACGGATATACATCTGACCATCGAGCAAGGAGAGTTTGTAGGTATCATGGGACCGTCAGGCAGCGGAAAAACAACACTACTTCATATGGTTTCCACGATTGATGAGCCCAGCTCCGGCGAGGTGCTAATTAACGGTAGCAATCCTTTTCAGTTAAGAACAAAGGAACTGGCATTATTTCGTCGTCGGCAGCTTGGCTTTGTATTCCAGGATTTTAATCTGATGGACACCCTTACTGTCGCAGAAAATATTGTTCTTCCGCTGACGCTGGACAACTATCGCCTGTCGGAGATGGAAGAGAGATTGGGACAAATTGCCGAGCGTTTGAACATTACATCGATATTAAACAAACGGACATATGAAATATCTGGTGGGCAGCGCCAGCGGACTGCCATAGCCAGGGCGGTGATCGCGACCCCATCGTTGCTGCTCGCAGACGAGCCCACAGGAGCGCTGGATTCAACCTCTTCGAAAGTTGTCATGGAATCGCTGGCCGACATCAATGAACAGCAGGGCACTACGCTGATGCTGGTCACTCATGACCCGTTCGCAGCCAGCTACTGTCATCGGATTGTGTTTATTAAGGATGGGCGTTTGGCTGCGGAAATTCACCGTGGGGAGAATCGTCAAACCTTTTTCCAGAAAATCATCGATACTCTGTCTTTCTGGGGAGGGAATATGAATGAATTTTCCTCAGTTCGCGTTTAA
- a CDS encoding sensor histidine kinase → MKLFWKEHVPLLLFYSVQVSLVPLLYWLAGEGRPFSIVLYGFLLSTVVLALYLIYHYYQHRELYRRLEEPLAAQEEMLQPMDEAPISVAVHELLRSYDLYFKAQLQQQQRGNEQHLVFMNRWVHQMKTPISVIQLLLQELEESAADSIQEELDRLSKGLEMVLYTARLDRFEHDFSVEAVELRQIVNQVVSSNRKLFISKGITPLLQIREGLKVYSDAKWLRFLLDQIVVNALNYTVGTGKMISISAEELGNSCKLTVQDQGIGIVKEDLNRVFHPYYTGERGRQYYESTGMGLYLVKEVCGRLGHEVTLQSKLGAGTTVTLLF, encoded by the coding sequence ATGAAGCTGTTCTGGAAGGAGCATGTACCTCTGCTGCTGTTTTATTCGGTTCAAGTTTCATTAGTTCCTTTACTTTATTGGCTTGCCGGAGAGGGACGGCCTTTTTCGATCGTCTTATACGGCTTCCTACTAAGCACCGTTGTACTTGCATTATATTTGATTTACCACTACTATCAGCACCGGGAGCTGTATCGGCGCTTGGAAGAACCGCTTGCTGCGCAGGAGGAAATGCTCCAGCCTATGGATGAGGCGCCGATATCCGTTGCGGTTCATGAGCTGCTGCGCAGTTACGACCTGTATTTCAAGGCCCAGCTGCAACAGCAACAAAGGGGAAACGAACAGCATCTCGTTTTCATGAACCGTTGGGTGCATCAGATGAAAACGCCGATCTCCGTTATTCAACTGCTGTTGCAGGAGTTGGAGGAGTCGGCTGCCGACAGCATCCAGGAGGAGCTTGACCGGCTGAGCAAAGGACTGGAAATGGTTTTATACACCGCCAGACTCGACCGTTTCGAGCATGATTTCTCGGTAGAAGCCGTGGAGCTGCGTCAGATCGTCAATCAGGTTGTATCCAGCAACCGCAAGCTGTTTATCAGTAAGGGAATTACCCCATTGCTCCAAATCAGAGAGGGTTTGAAGGTGTATTCAGACGCGAAATGGCTGCGATTTTTGTTGGATCAAATTGTCGTTAATGCCTTGAACTACACCGTCGGGACTGGCAAAATGATTTCGATTTCAGCGGAAGAGCTGGGCAATTCGTGTAAACTGACCGTACAGGATCAAGGTATCGGGATTGTTAAAGAGGATTTAAACCGTGTGTTTCATCCTTACTACACAGGGGAACGTGGGAGACAATATTACGAATCTACCGGAATGGGCTTATATTTGGTTAAAGAGGTGTGCGGACGACTCGGACACGAGGTTACGCTGCAATCAAAGCTGGGAGCAGGTACGACCGTAACCCTGTTGTTTTAG
- a CDS encoding response regulator transcription factor — protein sequence MYKIFIVEDDAKISNLLHSYMSKYGFEAMEVVDFNHVLEEFQEYGADLVLLDINLPKYDGFYWCRQIRTHSHCPILFVSARESEMDQVMALENGADDYITKPFHYEVVMAKIRSHLRRAYGAYASTQEEKRLESGELILYPERYIVSYAGHGTELTVKESQLLEALILKQGRAVSREKLLDLMWEDHHFIDDNTLNVYITRLRKKLKELGSEDRVETVRGVGYKLAVRREDLQ from the coding sequence ATGTACAAAATATTTATTGTCGAGGATGATGCTAAAATCTCCAACCTGCTGCACTCGTACATGTCCAAATACGGATTCGAAGCGATGGAGGTAGTCGATTTCAATCATGTGCTGGAGGAGTTTCAGGAATATGGAGCGGATCTGGTGTTACTCGATATCAACCTACCTAAGTATGACGGCTTCTACTGGTGTCGACAAATCCGTACACATTCACATTGTCCCATCTTATTTGTATCTGCTCGGGAAAGTGAGATGGATCAGGTGATGGCGCTGGAGAACGGGGCGGATGACTATATTACCAAACCCTTCCATTATGAGGTCGTCATGGCCAAAATACGCAGCCATTTGCGCAGAGCTTACGGAGCTTACGCTTCAACCCAGGAAGAGAAGAGGCTGGAATCCGGCGAGCTAATCCTGTATCCCGAGCGTTACATCGTAAGCTACGCAGGACATGGAACCGAGCTGACTGTGAAAGAAAGCCAGTTGCTAGAGGCGCTTATTCTGAAGCAGGGAAGGGCAGTGAGCAGGGAGAAGCTGCTGGATCTGATGTGGGAAGATCATCATTTTATCGATGACAACACCTTAAATGTGTACATTACAAGGCTGCGCAAAAAGCTGAAGGAACTTGGCTCAGAGGATCGTGTAGAAACGGTTCGGGGAGTGGGCTACAAGCTTGCGGTAAGGCGGGAGGATTTGCAATGA
- a CDS encoding alpha/beta fold hydrolase — translation MGYFVTVEPGVKVFIEDINPKGNKTILFIHGWPLNHNQFEYQFNFLPKLGYRCIGMDWRGYGNSDKPFDGYSFDRLADDLRMVIEALQLKNITLAGHSTGGAISIRYMARYKGYGVSKLVLIDAASPSSVPKEFTNKIIEETNNDRPKMLQNQTEIFFFQYISEPKSEWFFLMGLQAANWSTSAIMVTLRDENVYNDLGQIDVPTLIIHGIHDKVVPFIQAQETNKLIKNSQLVSFQYSGHCPFLEERDRFNQLLSSFA, via the coding sequence TTGGGATACTTCGTTACTGTGGAACCGGGCGTAAAAGTATTTATAGAGGACATCAATCCGAAGGGAAATAAAACGATACTTTTTATTCATGGATGGCCGCTAAACCATAACCAGTTCGAATATCAGTTCAATTTCCTTCCTAAGCTCGGATATCGTTGTATCGGAATGGACTGGAGAGGATACGGCAATTCGGATAAACCATTCGACGGTTACAGTTTCGATAGATTAGCAGATGATCTTCGTATGGTCATCGAAGCGTTACAGCTAAAAAACATAACACTGGCAGGACACTCTACTGGAGGCGCGATCTCGATTCGTTATATGGCTCGTTACAAAGGGTACGGGGTATCTAAACTCGTCCTGATCGACGCTGCGTCTCCATCAAGCGTTCCAAAAGAGTTTACGAATAAAATCATTGAAGAAACAAACAATGACCGTCCAAAAATGCTGCAAAACCAAACGGAGATTTTTTTCTTTCAGTACATTTCTGAACCGAAATCTGAATGGTTCTTTCTAATGGGTTTACAAGCTGCGAATTGGTCGACTTCCGCCATTATGGTCACGCTAAGAGACGAGAATGTTTACAACGATCTTGGACAGATCGATGTGCCCACATTAATTATTCATGGAATTCATGATAAAGTCGTTCCGTTTATCCAAGCTCAGGAAACAAATAAGCTGATTAAAAATTCGCAATTAGTTTCATTCCAATACAGCGGCCATTGCCCTTTTTTGGAGGAGCGTGATAGATTCAACCAACTATTATCTTCTTTTGCATAA
- a CDS encoding DUF418 domain-containing protein, with translation MGYGFLSFILAVIFSHGWRKRMSRGPIELLMREVC, from the coding sequence ATGGGGTACGGATTCCTATCTTTTATATTAGCCGTTATCTTCTCGCATGGGTGGAGAAAACGAATGTCCCGCGGACCGATTGAATTATTAATGCGAGAAGTATGCTAA
- a CDS encoding class I SAM-dependent DNA methyltransferase, whose product MKEGIALIEHSNLEEYQDPVNYDLEFDGEMDKYQFYLELARSSPGEVLELACGTGLTTIPLSKAGITMTGVDISLAMLAYARLKAEGLTVTFMEGDARTFESDKRFSMIYLTGNAFQAFLSDQDQIDLLTTVHKHLQPHGIFAFETRNPEGTDLSDQEETEWGSFIDKDGNNVKVSGTQCYDASQHIMHWVTMRDWGYKRTTSRIACRFTDQDTLHSLLTRHGFRVEHQYADWDKTPFSPSSSSIISICRKC is encoded by the coding sequence ATGAAAGAGGGAATTGCGTTGATTGAACATAGCAATCTTGAAGAATATCAAGATCCGGTAAATTACGATCTTGAATTTGACGGTGAAATGGACAAATATCAGTTCTATCTTGAGCTTGCTAGATCGAGTCCTGGGGAAGTGTTAGAACTTGCTTGTGGTACAGGCTTAACAACGATACCCCTGTCGAAAGCCGGCATAACGATGACCGGTGTAGATATCTCTTTAGCGATGCTCGCATATGCGCGGTTGAAGGCGGAAGGGTTGACTGTTACTTTTATGGAAGGCGATGCCCGTACCTTCGAATCGGACAAGCGATTTTCGATGATTTATTTGACTGGTAATGCATTTCAGGCATTCTTAAGTGATCAAGATCAAATCGATTTGCTCACGACCGTTCATAAACATTTACAACCCCATGGAATCTTTGCATTCGAGACCCGTAATCCGGAGGGAACGGATTTATCCGATCAAGAGGAGACAGAATGGGGATCATTTATTGATAAGGATGGGAATAACGTCAAGGTATCAGGCACACAATGTTACGATGCTAGCCAGCATATCATGCATTGGGTCACGATGCGTGATTGGGGGTATAAGCGAACGACTTCCCGAATTGCTTGTCGGTTCACGGATCAGGATACGCTGCATTCTTTATTAACCCGTCACGGCTTTCGCGTCGAACATCAATATGCTGACTGGGATAAAACACCGTTCTCTCCGTCATCTTCATCTATCATAAGCATTTGTAGGAAATGTTAG
- a CDS encoding tyrosine-type recombinase/integrase, producing MYPHRFRHTYACQLLDNGASLEFIQGMLGHEKASTTQIYAQLRGERRRELYRRFF from the coding sequence GTGTACCCGCACCGTTTTCGTCATACCTATGCATGTCAGCTATTGGATAATGGAGCATCCTTAGAATTCATTCAAGGGATGCTAGGGCATGAAAAAGCATCGACCACTCAGATATATGCTCAGCTCCGTGGAGAGCGAAGACGCGAGCTATATCGACGGTTCTTTTAA
- a CDS encoding tyrosine-type recombinase/integrase yields the protein MLVGELGDLEIEEITLLELKEYLARQSGRLKPSSLGHRIRFVRSLFRFAYEEGYLTKNPSLKLREPKMDKRIPKFLIEEDVIHLKISCLSHRERALLEFLYSSGCRVGEVQKINIEDLNWENCSAIVNGKGSKQREVYFTTECKVWLKKILKLSRRFL from the coding sequence ATGCTGGTTGGCGAATTAGGTGATCTTGAGATTGAGGAAATCACTTTGCTAGAGCTTAAGGAATATTTAGCTAGACAATCCGGACGATTAAAGCCAAGCAGCTTAGGACATCGTATCAGATTTGTGCGCTCCCTTTTTCGCTTTGCGTATGAAGAAGGTTACCTTACGAAGAATCCCTCTCTTAAATTGAGGGAGCCAAAGATGGATAAACGCATTCCGAAGTTTCTTATAGAAGAGGATGTGATTCATCTTAAGATTTCCTGTCTATCACATCGAGAACGAGCTTTGTTGGAATTTTTATATAGTTCTGGCTGCCGTGTTGGAGAGGTACAGAAAATAAACATTGAAGATCTTAACTGGGAAAATTGTTCAGCGATTGTAAATGGCAAGGGATCCAAACAAAGAGAAGTTTACTTTACTACCGAATGCAAGGTGTGGTTAAAAAAAATACTTAAATTGTCGCGAAGATTCCTGTAA
- a CDS encoding DUF3953 domain-containing protein — translation MLRFILSPVIIIIAAYGLITKNSEFQSLMILLLGLMMLVMGLEEFQKERKTYGWLLVVVFLFSIFVSVQGFLLN, via the coding sequence ATGTTACGATTTATTTTATCACCAGTTATTATTATAATTGCTGCTTATGGACTCATAACAAAGAATTCTGAGTTTCAATCACTTATGATATTACTTTTGGGTTTAATGATGTTGGTGATGGGGTTAGAGGAATTTCAAAAAGAGCGAAAAACATATGGTTGGCTTCTGGTTGTTGTCTTCCTGTTTTCAATATTTGTATCAGTACAGGGCTTTTTGTTGAACTAA
- a CDS encoding ABC transporter permease → MEAAKKHFFSDLSVMLGRSMRHIFRSMDTIFTVCITPIAMMLLFVYVFGGAIKTGTDNYVNYLLPGILLMAIASGVAYVAYRLFLDKQRGIIERFHSMPIARSTVLWGHVLTSVVSNVITIVVIILVALIMGFRSSAGVLSWLAVAGILVLFTLALTWIAAISGLSGKTIEGASAFSYPLIFLPFISSAFVPTETMPSVVRAFAENQPVTSIVETIRALLSNQPVGNEIWVALAWCLGIMIVAYLFAMRAYNRNAA, encoded by the coding sequence ATGGAGGCGGCAAAAAAACATTTTTTCAGCGACTTGAGCGTTATGCTTGGACGTTCCATGCGCCATATTTTCCGCAGTATGGACACCATCTTCACGGTCTGTATTACTCCGATTGCAATGATGCTGTTGTTCGTCTATGTATTTGGCGGCGCAATCAAAACCGGTACGGATAACTATGTGAACTACCTGTTACCTGGCATATTGCTTATGGCTATTGCCAGCGGGGTGGCCTATGTGGCTTACCGCCTGTTCTTGGATAAGCAACGGGGTATCATTGAGCGGTTCCACTCCATGCCGATTGCGCGTTCCACTGTGCTGTGGGGACACGTGCTGACCTCGGTGGTATCCAACGTCATTACTATTGTCGTCATCATTCTTGTAGCGCTTATTATGGGCTTTCGCTCTTCGGCAGGGGTACTGTCATGGCTTGCCGTAGCAGGTATACTCGTACTGTTTACGCTGGCTTTGACTTGGATCGCGGCCATTTCCGGACTGTCCGGAAAAACGATAGAAGGTGCAAGCGCCTTTTCCTATCCGTTAATCTTCCTGCCATTCATCAGTTCTGCCTTTGTACCGACCGAGACGATGCCGTCAGTCGTACGCGCCTTTGCCGAAAACCAGCCAGTGACGTCTATCGTAGAGACCATCCGTGCACTATTGTCAAATCAACCGGTTGGCAATGAAATCTGGGTCGCTTTAGCGTGGTGCTTAGGGATAATGATCGTCGCATATCTATTCGCGATGCGCGCATACAATCGGAATGCGGCTTAA
- a CDS encoding ABC transporter ATP-binding protein has product MKKAIEVKGLRKSFKNTEVLKGVDFEVKRGEIFALLGSNGAGKTTIIRILTTLLKQDGGTATVNGFDVASKPENVRQAISLTGQFAAVDEILTGRENLIMIAKLRHLDHPRQVAEDLLKRFSLTDAADRKPSTYSGGMRRRLDIALSLVGKPQIIFLDEPTTGLDPEARIEVWKIVRELATGGTTVFLTTQHLEEAEQLADQIAILHEGRIITSGTLAELKKLFPSAKVEYVEKQPTLEEIFLAIIGKKEAM; this is encoded by the coding sequence ATGAAAAAAGCAATTGAAGTGAAAGGTCTGCGAAAGTCTTTCAAGAACACGGAAGTCCTAAAGGGCGTCGATTTTGAAGTGAAGCGAGGTGAGATTTTCGCACTGCTTGGCTCTAATGGCGCGGGTAAGACGACGATTATCAGAATCCTCACCACGTTGCTCAAACAGGACGGAGGCACTGCTACCGTAAACGGGTTTGATGTCGCGTCAAAACCTGAGAATGTGCGGCAAGCGATCAGTCTGACCGGGCAATTCGCCGCCGTGGACGAGATATTGACTGGACGGGAAAATCTGATCATGATTGCCAAGCTGAGGCATCTGGATCATCCGCGTCAAGTTGCGGAAGATTTGCTGAAACGTTTCAGCTTAACTGACGCGGCCGACCGTAAGCCATCTACTTATTCGGGTGGTATGCGCCGTAGGCTCGACATAGCCTTGAGCCTTGTGGGAAAACCGCAGATCATTTTCCTCGACGAGCCAACCACCGGGCTTGACCCCGAGGCACGTATCGAGGTTTGGAAGATTGTAAGAGAGCTTGCCACCGGTGGCACGACGGTATTCTTGACCACGCAGCATTTAGAGGAAGCCGAGCAGCTTGCCGACCAAATTGCTATTCTGCACGAGGGCAGAATTATCACCAGCGGCACGCTCGCGGAACTGAAAAAGCTGTTTCCATCGGCAAAGGTGGAGTATGTTGAAAAACAGCCAACATTGGAGGAAATATTCCTCGCAATCATCGGTAAAAAGGAGGCCATGTAA
- a CDS encoding DUF1048 domain-containing protein, protein MRIQDIIQGKKEWRAHVARVKALPQDYQIVYKEIQKYLFKVGPVELTEGTGLLSGIIDLFEEGAALGKGVLEVTGSDVAAFSDDLIKDSKTYADLYQESVNQEVNKAMKKVTKKSKKGEDRDEKSN, encoded by the coding sequence ATGAGAATACAAGATATCATCCAAGGCAAAAAAGAATGGCGAGCACACGTGGCGCGTGTCAAAGCGCTCCCGCAAGATTATCAGATTGTTTATAAAGAGATTCAAAAATATCTCTTTAAGGTAGGCCCTGTTGAGCTAACCGAAGGGACGGGTTTGCTCTCGGGTATTATCGATCTATTTGAAGAGGGCGCGGCTTTGGGTAAAGGCGTGCTCGAAGTGACGGGCAGTGACGTAGCGGCTTTCAGCGACGATCTAATCAAAGATTCCAAAACTTATGCTGACCTCTATCAAGAATCTGTTAACCAAGAAGTTAACAAGGCCATGAAGAAGGTTACGAAGAAATCAAAAAAAGGGGAGGATCGGGATGAAAAAAGCAATTGA
- a CDS encoding DUF1048 domain-containing protein, whose product MNFWEKITGNDMTKEMKRFESRSKKLPADYQVAWEKINSNIWMYSDFTGRNLMPILDGVLGLLEETAADGQSVQEVLGDDIKGFCSALAGEEGAKSYRDKWREQLNNNIAKKLGK is encoded by the coding sequence ATGAATTTTTGGGAAAAAATCACCGGCAACGACATGACTAAGGAAATGAAAAGGTTTGAATCGCGATCCAAAAAGTTGCCGGCTGATTATCAAGTCGCATGGGAAAAAATTAACTCTAATATTTGGATGTACTCGGATTTCACCGGTCGAAACCTCATGCCGATTCTTGACGGCGTGCTTGGCCTACTCGAAGAAACGGCGGCGGACGGCCAGAGTGTTCAAGAGGTTTTGGGTGACGATATCAAAGGCTTCTGTTCAGCGCTAGCCGGCGAAGAAGGGGCAAAGTCTTATCGCGACAAGTGGCGCGAGCAACTCAACAATAATATCGCTAAAAAATTAGGTAAATAG
- a CDS encoding PadR family transcriptional regulator — MLKGVLEGCVLEIISREETYGYEITRRLNALGFTDVVEGTVYTILIRLEKNKLVEITKKPSDMGPPRKFFAINDAGREELRKFWGKWEFVSSKMNELKERKE, encoded by the coding sequence ATGCTCAAAGGCGTGCTCGAGGGTTGTGTCCTTGAAATTATAAGCCGCGAAGAAACCTACGGCTACGAAATCACGCGGCGGCTGAACGCCCTCGGTTTCACGGATGTTGTGGAGGGAACGGTGTACACCATTCTGATCCGACTTGAAAAAAACAAGTTGGTGGAGATCACCAAGAAGCCCTCCGACATGGGACCGCCGCGAAAGTTCTTCGCGATCAACGACGCGGGGCGCGAGGAGCTGCGGAAGTTCTGGGGAAAATGGGAGTTCGTATCATCAAAAATGAACGAGTTAAAGGAGAGAAAAGAATGA
- a CDS encoding VOC family protein, with translation MIKGFGGIFWRTKNLEVIKKWYSEVLKIEIENWNGTVIKPQLGNEIIFSFFTENDSYFPTEQQVMLNFQVHNLNETIKHLEHIGVPFAKEKENSEFGKFIWIEDPDGRLVELWEK, from the coding sequence ATGATAAAAGGTTTTGGAGGAATATTTTGGAGAACTAAAAATCTTGAAGTTATAAAAAAATGGTACAGTGAAGTGTTGAAGATTGAAATAGAAAATTGGAATGGGACTGTGATAAAACCCCAATTAGGAAATGAGATTATTTTTTCCTTCTTTACCGAGAATGACAGTTATTTTCCAACAGAACAACAAGTGATGTTAAATTTCCAAGTACATAATCTAAACGAGACTATTAAGCATCTTGAACATATTGGTGTACCTTTTGCAAAGGAAAAAGAGAATAGTGAATTTGGAAAGTTTATTTGGATTGAAGATCCTGATGGTCGACTGGTCGAGCTTTGGGAGAAATAA
- a CDS encoding CynX/NimT family MFS transporter translates to MPNQIGKNQEKQAVPSSTWLIILGIIVIAANLRAPLTSVGPLVSFIRDDVHISNTLAGLITTVPLLAFALLSPLVPKLGRKYGVEPVIGIALIFLTVGIVLRSLSGAANLYIGTAILGFAIAVCNVLLPSLIKRDFPNKIGSMTGVYSISMNLCGAIASGISVPLAVGAGLKWQGALGIWGILSFLSILSWLPQLRNRSKQVSTTGNKQPINNDVNVWRSSLAWQVTLFMGLQSMIFYVLIAWLPEILKQQGIDSSQSGWYLSIMQLALLPFTFIVPVIAGRMSNQRSLVAITTILLLTGTLGLLYGSSKIILIWIIILGIGGGFAFGLSMMFFGLRTENAHQAAELSGMAQSIGYLLAAIGPALIGYLHDATNSWTLPLLILLGASVLLFIFGIGAARNQFVGAPKK, encoded by the coding sequence ATGCCAAATCAAATAGGAAAAAACCAGGAAAAACAAGCTGTTCCATCATCTACGTGGCTGATAATTCTAGGCATTATTGTTATTGCGGCTAATTTACGTGCTCCCTTAACCTCGGTCGGTCCTTTAGTTAGTTTCATTAGGGATGACGTTCATATTTCAAATACGTTAGCAGGCCTGATTACTACGGTGCCATTACTTGCTTTTGCTTTATTATCGCCTCTTGTTCCAAAATTAGGACGAAAATATGGAGTGGAACCCGTCATTGGTATTGCCCTTATATTTTTAACTGTTGGTATTGTATTACGTTCTTTATCTGGGGCAGCAAATCTGTATATTGGGACAGCGATACTTGGATTTGCAATTGCAGTGTGTAATGTATTATTGCCAAGTCTAATCAAACGGGATTTTCCAAATAAAATTGGCTCCATGACAGGTGTATATTCTATCTCAATGAATTTATGTGGAGCGATCGCTTCGGGAATCAGTGTACCACTAGCAGTTGGTGCAGGTTTAAAATGGCAAGGTGCATTGGGAATCTGGGGTATTCTAAGCTTTTTATCAATTCTCAGTTGGTTACCGCAACTAAGAAATCGATCAAAACAAGTATCCACCACTGGTAACAAACAACCAATCAACAATGATGTAAATGTTTGGCGTTCGTCCCTAGCTTGGCAAGTAACCTTATTTATGGGTCTACAATCCATGATATTCTATGTGCTGATTGCATGGTTACCTGAAATATTAAAACAGCAAGGAATTGATTCAAGTCAATCAGGATGGTATCTCTCGATTATGCAACTAGCGCTGCTTCCATTTACCTTTATTGTCCCCGTTATTGCAGGGCGCATGTCTAACCAACGGTCGTTAGTGGCCATCACCACCATTTTGCTTTTGACGGGAACACTCGGACTACTTTATGGAAGTTCCAAAATAATTCTGATATGGATCATAATACTCGGAATTGGTGGAGGCTTCGCCTTTGGTTTGTCCATGATGTTTTTCGGCTTGCGTACAGAAAATGCCCATCAGGCTGCTGAACTGTCTGGAATGGCTCAATCGATCGGATATCTCCTCGCAGCAATTGGTCCTGCGTTGATTGGATATCTGCATGATGCGACAAATAGTTGGACCCTGCCACTCCTCATATTACTTGGCGCTTCTGTATTACTATTTATATTTGGTATTGGTGCAGCAAGGAACCAATTTGTGGGTGCACCTAAAAAGTAA
- a CDS encoding helix-turn-helix domain-containing protein — MEVDDSKQIILQVGAALKKFRKEKNMSLEELADLTDVSKLTLGNIERGETNPTIGIIWKISKGVSLPFMALFKSEDPVCLYRAGEGLRFTSDQKNWVVEPIFKNASYEFEMYRAYLQPNSSYHPEGHHMNTTEIATVMTGAVEIHVNGEVYLLNQYDSISFRADSPHSYTNHTDSEAVLHISLKYGM, encoded by the coding sequence ATGGAAGTCGATGATTCAAAACAAATTATATTACAAGTCGGCGCTGCCCTAAAAAAATTTAGAAAAGAAAAAAACATGAGCCTAGAAGAGTTAGCGGATTTGACTGATGTAAGTAAACTCACGCTTGGAAATATTGAGCGTGGCGAAACAAATCCAACAATAGGTATTATATGGAAAATTTCAAAAGGCGTATCTTTACCGTTTATGGCCTTGTTCAAATCCGAAGATCCTGTATGTCTATACCGAGCAGGTGAGGGGCTGCGGTTTACTAGTGATCAAAAGAATTGGGTTGTAGAACCAATCTTTAAAAACGCAAGTTATGAATTTGAAATGTATCGTGCTTATTTACAACCAAATAGCTCGTACCACCCTGAAGGTCATCATATGAATACAACTGAAATTGCGACAGTAATGACAGGTGCCGTTGAAATTCATGTTAATGGAGAGGTCTACTTATTGAATCAATATGATTCGATCAGTTTCCGTGCAGATAGTCCACATTCCTATACTAATCATACGGATAGCGAAGCTGTGCTCCATATTTCATTAAAATATGGAATGTAA
- a CDS encoding phage tail protein: MSYTVDFKNVSTIGLESSPVAEALAGLRANEARYFMNKYKHEFTVVPATESQETLDYVNRILKEERDIEFAAKPLETSRFQVENIQFAYVFYEDGLGLNVMYTVDDPKKRAVGFKLSEGMEVPKELEEKKFKFARQKSKLAGTIRGSFFVIKKEY, from the coding sequence ATGTCCTATACCGTTGATTTTAAAAATGTGTCTACTATTGGTTTAGAATCTTCACCAGTAGCTGAAGCACTTGCTGGTTTGCGTGCGAATGAAGCACGTTACTTTATGAACAAATACAAGCATGAATTTACGGTTGTACCTGCTACCGAAAGCCAGGAGACCCTTGATTATGTGAACCGAATTTTGAAAGAAGAACGTGATATTGAGTTTGCGGCCAAACCTTTAGAAACGTCGCGTTTCCAAGTGGAGAACATTCAATTTGCATATGTCTTTTATGAAGATGGTCTTGGACTCAATGTCATGTATACGGTTGATGACCCTAAGAAGCGGGCCGTTGGTTTTAAGCTTTCCGAGGGGATGGAAGTACCTAAAGAGTTAGAAGAAAAGAAGTTCAAGTTTGCAAGGCAAAAGTCTAAATTAGCTGGAACAATTCGAGGCTCGTTTTTTGTAATTAAAAAAGAATATTAA